Genomic segment of Nitrospirota bacterium:
AACCGACGGAGAGATCCCAGAGTCGCGGTAAGATTTAAAGCCACCTATCGGATTGTCCAGCCGGAAAATGGAAAAGAGAGGCTGAAGTTCCAAACCCACAATTTAGGGAGCGGCGGGTTAATGTTTTATTCTGACCATCCTATAGAGGTTGAAACTCACCTTGAAGTCAGCTTATTTCTCGACGAAGAACCAATCGAGTTGATCGCCGAGGTCATCTGGATGAAAAAGGAGCCCCGGACCGGCCAGATTGATCCCGGGTACGCAATCGGGCTCCGATTCGAGAT
This window contains:
- a CDS encoding PilZ domain-containing protein, encoding MNSQQKDNLNRRRDPRVAVRFKATYRIVQPENGKERLKFQTHNLGSGGLMFYSDHPIEVETHLEVSLFLDEEPIELIAEVIWMKKEPRTGQIDPGYAIGLRFEIVTDGNFAKIDQCAQQFN